The following is a genomic window from Calliphora vicina chromosome 5, idCalVici1.1, whole genome shotgun sequence.
CTAAGGCATCTATTGCTAAATCGTCGTTGTAACCGAAATTTTTATGTAGTTTCACTTGTAAATACTCTAAAATAGAATCCATATCTTTGAGTCGAAGTAGTTCTGATTTGTGCAGGTATAATATGGTAATAGCCATAGCAGTAATGACGCGATCACCCTCTAACAGAAATATGTCCCAGACACGCAAACTTAAACTAAATGGTATCTGCATGAGCAAGACAAAGGCAAAgataaattcaaacattttaatgattttcataTTGTAAATAAGAAATAGAAACAGAAACAGAAACTTACACGTTCTACGAAGACCACAAAAAACCATTTTATTGAATATAATATTGCATCAACATTATGCTTCATAAAGTGTTTGTGTAATTTTGGCATTATTTTCAACATAATACGATCATGGTGTTCCAGAAAACGCGTGAGCTTGGGAAAACCTTCAATAAATAGGCCGTGCATGGCAAACTTTTCATTAACTATTAATGAATTTAATGCCCAGAATGCTTCCTCCTCTTGCATGTACAATAATAGAACACCAGCTACACATGCCATACCCTGGCAATATCCCAATTCTGGATTGTAAACACTATACGCATTTAGTACATTGAACAATGAGACCTGCTTAACACTGTAGCGTTCTCGGAATGCTAGATTATCGCGAAATTGCCGATTGACATCGGAATCTATTTGTCGTACTTCTGTCGAGTATTTTCGGGATATGTCCAGCATACGCTGATAGACATCACGATTTGTTTCCATAGATTCTTCGACATTCAGTAGTTTCTTCCACGCTGGCCAACGCAT
Proteins encoded in this region:
- the RN-tre gene encoding USP6 N-terminal-like protein isoform X5, with translation MNIDEEQQALLKRAAEERELIFNRYSLGLDPTNQVDPWENPKYELYHITDKYGFMHDSRLPDTRDSQEVQRTKIELERDKKWMKMLASWNPHHEKLRKRVFKGIPDRMRWPAWKKLLNVEESMETNRDVYQRMLDISRKYSTEVRQIDSDVNRQFRDNLAFRERYSVKQVSLFNVLNAYSVYNPELGYCQGMACVAGVLLLYMQEEEAFWALNSLIVNEKFAMHGLFIEGFPKLTRFLEHHDRIMLKIMPKLHKHFMKHNVDAILYSIKWFFVVFVERIPFSLSLRVWDIFLLEGDRVITAMAITILYLHKSELLRLKDMDSILEYLQVKLHKNFGYNDDLAIDALERVMKKLKEHKLDVPPPAKVNEFPTKPLGQFIEADIEKKIGRRRSEYTDTEKQVINDVILRQEQNAIEVQSTVSYETSECATGTSMASHGSSETFSLEDNNIHLKTANALQQTPQREILMGT
- the RN-tre gene encoding USP6 N-terminal-like protein isoform X4; the protein is MNIDEEQQALLKRAAEERELIFNRYSLGLDPTNQVDPWENPKYELYHITDKYGFMHDSRLPDTRDSQEVQRTKIELERDKKWMKMLASWNPHHEKLRKRVFKGIPDRMRWPAWKKLLNVEESMETNRDVYQRMLDISRKYSTEVRQIDSDVNRQFRDNLAFRERYSVKQVSLFNVLNAYSVYNPELGYCQGMACVAGVLLLYMQEEEAFWALNSLIVNEKFAMHGLFIEGFPKLTRFLEHHDRIMLKIMPKLHKHFMKHNVDAILYSIKWFFVVFVERIPFSLSLRVWDIFLLEGDRVITAMAITILYLHKSELLRLKDMDSILEYLQVKLHKNFGYNDDLAIDALERVMKKLKEHKLDVPPPAKVNEFPTKPLGQFIEADIEKKIGRRRSEYTDTEKQVINDVILRQEQNAIEVQSTVSYETSECATGTSMASHGSSETFSLEDNKYADKNVYIYCLIFIYLFSLVYI